The genomic window GCCGAGCCGGTCACCGATCGCGTCGCTGGGCACGCAGTTGTGCAGGGCGAGCCGAGCGTTATAGGCTCGTCGCCACGAGTCCGGCGGCTCGGTGTCGTCCCACGTCCGCTCGAGTTCGATCTCCCGGAAGTAGTCGGTGTGACCCCGGCGGTACCACTCGCCGAGCACGCGGCCGACGGCGGGCGCGGCGCGGGTTCGGTCCTCGTCTTCGGCCTCGTTCAGGACCCGCTCGACGACCGCGCCGACGGCCTCGGCGCGGACCCACTCCGCGTCGCCGTGTCCCGCGTTCTTCGCCCACTCCGTGAGTTCGTCTTCGGTGGGGACACCGGGATCGCGGAGCGGGATCTCCTCGTCGCGGAGATCGTTCAGGTTCGACTGCCAGCCCCGGTAGTTCCGGTCGAGGTGTGCGGTGACCCGCCGGTCGAGTTCCTCGCGGAGGTCCTGGACGAACTCGAGGGTTCGATTGAGTTCCTCGAACGAGACGTCGCTGTCGTTCAGTTCCCCGCGGACGAGGTCGGCATCGGCGGTTTTCGAGCCACCTTCGGCCTGTCGGCCCTCGCGTTCGAACGTGATCGGCTGGATGACCCGCGAGAGTTCGGTTTCGGCGTCACGGAGGGTGCGGTCGGCGATCCCTTCGCTGACCAGATCGCGAACGCGGGGCTCTAACATGTGGGCTTCGTCGCAGACGACGAACGTCGACTCGTCCAGTAGTGCGCCAGTAAAGGAGCCGACCGTCCGGGGATCGAAGGCGTGATAATAATTCCCGATCACGACCTCGACCTCGCCGAGGGCGGCCCCCATCACGGAGTGCGGACAAGTGCCGTGTTTGACCGAGCGAGCGACCAGTTCCTCGGGCGTGACCATTCCCGCGTCGGTGAAATCGTAGGGAACCGCTTCCGCGGCCGAGCCGTCCTCCTCCTCTTCGGGCAGGTCCTCGAGATACTGTGCGTAGAACGGACAGTACTCGGTTTCGGCCCCGACGGGGCCGCCCTCGCCGTACTCCGGAAGATCTGGCGGGTACGGCGTGGGTTCGCCCGCCGTCTCGAGGAACGTGTTTTTCGACCGGCTACCGCTGTCGGCCAGCCCGATCTGCTGGCTCCGGGCGCGGGCGGCCAAGTTTTTGGCCGTCGTGTCGCCGGCCTCGCCGGTGAGATCGCGGGTTCGGTCCCGCAGGGTCTCACAGCGGTCGTAGACGTTGCCGTCGTCGATCCCCGCCGCGTTCTCTCGGTTGTACGGACAGACATCGGCCTTCCCGACGAGCGTGAGTCCCGAAATCGGGTCCCAGTCGGCGGGCAGGTTGTCGTTGATCGTCTCGAGATCCGCTTCGAACTGGCGCAGTTGCTGTTTGACGCTCGTGAGCACGAGCACGCGTTCGTAGTCGGTGTCCGGATCGCGCACGAGGTCGATCCCCGCGGTGAGCGCGATCATCGTCTTCCCGGTGCCACAGGCCCCTTCGATGACGGTGTAGCCGCCCTCTCGGCCGGTGTCGATGGCCGTCTCGATACCGTCGACCTGCGGCTCGTAGGGCTGGGTGTGGCCGAACACCGTCCGCCAATTCGTCATTCTCTCCGTACTCATCGTCGGTCGTCCATAGCGTTGACGGACTCGAATAGCCGCGTCATGTGGGATAAATGTCCGGAGCGGATGTCGGGAGCGAGTATCGAGTTGTCGGCGGTTGCTCGGGCGACTCGAAACGACGGTCCGACAGTACCACCGACGCCACGCACCGGTTGCTGCCAGCGTGACCCTTTAACCACCAGAGTTCCTACGGCCGTCTGTGAAGGTTCCCCAATCCCTCGAGAACGTCGACCAAGACGCGGTCATCCGTACGTTCGAGTACGGCGACGGTAGCATCATCGCGGTCGATTTCGGTAGTTCGGCCGCAGACACCTCGGTCGACATCGTCGGCTCGACCGCGATCATCGTGGCGGACGGCGAGCAGTTCGAGTTCGAGCTCCCGCCTGAGGCGAGCGATGTCTCCGCGCGAAACGGCGTCCTCACGATCGAAGAGTAGCGACCGCTACGACCGACTGCGGCGAGGACGAGCGATCGATTGGCCACTGTTTTGTGTTTTGACCGGGTCGACCCGTGACCGAGCCGGCTGGTATTTCGAAACGGGACCGAAGCGCAACGCCTTCCCCGGTCCGTCGACTACTTCGGCTATGAGCGATTCTATCGACGTCGACCGCTGGCGCGACGAACTCGAGTCGAAACGCGCCGAGAAAGACGAGTTCTTCGCCGACCATCCCCAGTCGCCGATCCCGCCCGAAGAGCGCGAGGACTTCGAGGGGCTCGACTACTTCGACCCGGACCCGACCTACCGCGTGACCGCGACGGCGCGAGTCCACGAAGAGCCCGAGGTCGTGCTGATCGACACCACCGCGGGCCGCGAGATGCGCTATCTCCGCGTCGCGACGCTGGAGTTCGACCTCGACCGCGAAAACGAGGACCTAGAAGACGGCACGTTCGAATTGGCGGCCTACCGGCAGGAGAGCCCGAACGAACAGCCGCTGTTCGTCCCGTTCCGCGACAAGACGACGGGCCAGCAGACCTACCAGGGCGGCCGGTACATGGAACTCGAGCCGACGGGCGACCTCGCGGACGGCGACGAAATCGTCGTGGACTTCAACCTCGCGTACTCCCCGTTTTGCGCCTACAGCGATACCTTCGACTGTCCGCTCCCTCCCGAGGAGAACTGGCTCGAGGTAACGATTCCGGCCGGCGAACGGGACGACTAGCGCGAGCGACCGGCCTCGGGAACGAGACGGCAACTCGAGTGACTCTCGATTACGTGTGTGCGAGGGGCGTTTCGACTCGAACCACCGGACGTGTTACGGGCTGTACGCGGCGAATCGAAGGCTCGAGTCGAAATCAGGGGGTTTTCGCTGACAGGTCGGTGACAACGACCGAGTACGAAATGCTCACGGGGCGACGCCGACGGTGAGCAACGTCCCGAACTCGCGATAGCGTTCGACCATGTCCTCGCGACTGTCCCAGTCCTCAGTGGGGAACTCGGCCTCGCTGGGGATAGTGATCTCTCGATCGGGGATATTGTCCTGTTCGGCGACGGCCAGCCCCGCATCCTGGAA from Natrinema versiforme includes these protein-coding regions:
- a CDS encoding ATP-dependent DNA helicase → MTNWRTVFGHTQPYEPQVDGIETAIDTGREGGYTVIEGACGTGKTMIALTAGIDLVRDPDTDYERVLVLTSVKQQLRQFEADLETINDNLPADWDPISGLTLVGKADVCPYNRENAAGIDDGNVYDRCETLRDRTRDLTGEAGDTTAKNLAARARSQQIGLADSGSRSKNTFLETAGEPTPYPPDLPEYGEGGPVGAETEYCPFYAQYLEDLPEEEEDGSAAEAVPYDFTDAGMVTPEELVARSVKHGTCPHSVMGAALGEVEVVIGNYYHAFDPRTVGSFTGALLDESTFVVCDEAHMLEPRVRDLVSEGIADRTLRDAETELSRVIQPITFEREGRQAEGGSKTADADLVRGELNDSDVSFEELNRTLEFVQDLREELDRRVTAHLDRNYRGWQSNLNDLRDEEIPLRDPGVPTEDELTEWAKNAGHGDAEWVRAEAVGAVVERVLNEAEDEDRTRAAPAVGRVLGEWYRRGHTDYFREIELERTWDDTEPPDSWRRAYNARLALHNCVPSDAIGDRLGMFGGGILMSATLEPMDAFTEVTGLQYLEREEDRPVVERRYGLHFPAENRESFAVAAPKFTYDNRGGRDEDTQTRRSYANAIAKVAGLPGNVLVGMPSYAEAEWVAGELEDRVDKPVLLDAASDDETTQSLKDEFFAGQGKVLVTSLRGTLTEGVDYSGDRLAAAVVCGVPIVNTSSPRTKAVRRAYDDEFGDGFTYALTVPAVRKARQAIGRVIRSPDDVGVRVLLDERYARDSWDSVRPYLPEDSEFQPVSPDMLDVGLERFRSRLASQ
- a CDS encoding DUF1684 domain-containing protein; translation: MSDSIDVDRWRDELESKRAEKDEFFADHPQSPIPPEEREDFEGLDYFDPDPTYRVTATARVHEEPEVVLIDTTAGREMRYLRVATLEFDLDRENEDLEDGTFELAAYRQESPNEQPLFVPFRDKTTGQQTYQGGRYMELEPTGDLADGDEIVVDFNLAYSPFCAYSDTFDCPLPPEENWLEVTIPAGERDD